CTCCATGTCGTCCGTCGCCGCGAGGTCACCCGCAGTTCCAGCCTCGTCGGCATCCATGTAGTAAAATTTCGGCGGAAAAACCAAAGGTCTATCGGCGGCGTATTTACAGACGTGTTCACAATCGACCTTCACGCTCATACACGATTCTTCCACGGCCACGAGCGGGCCGCGGAACTGTTCGACCCAATTGGCGTTAGACTTCTCACGCTGGGCGCGCGTTACCGCGGCTTGGACGGCGTCGCTCTGACGAACCACGACTACTATCGGCAGTTCGGCGGCCTCGCGGTCGAAACCATTCCGGGCATCGAGATTTCCACGACGAAGGGGCACATCCTCGTCATCGGCCCTGACCCGCCGACGAGAACCGAACCCGGAACGCTAATTCCCCACGAAGTGGTCGAAATGGCTCACGAGCGAGGCTGTGCGGCCATCGTCGCCCATCCCTATCGCAACAGCACGGTGCGCGAGGTTGACGCCGATTTCGACGCAATCGAGGTCAACGGCAAACATCCCCGAACCGAAGAGTGGGTGACGACCCTCGCGGAGCGCAATGGTCTTCCATTAGTCGGCGGCAGTGACGCCCACTATCCGGTCGAAGTCGGGCGGGCCTACACGCGCGTGGATGCGGACGTGCTCACGCCCGGAAGCGTCGTGGAGGCGATTCGGGATGGTCGCGTCGAACCCGCGGTTCGACGCGACACGTTCGACAAAGGTGTGAGACGACTGTATCGAAAAATTCATGAGGGGAAAGAAAACCTTCATCGCCCGAAAGAGGAATCTCCGGGCGTGGGCGACCCGCCACAGGCGGAGAAGGCTGACGACTGAGTCGCGGCTTATTCCAGCGAACACGACTCTGACGTGGTCGTGTCGATACCGAGTAGTGCGTTCCCGCCGCAGTGTTGAGCCTGTGCGTTGCGCAGTAATCCTGCTCCTGCGATACCCGCAACTGCGGCAGTCGTGCACCGGTCATCGAGCAGGGCGGAGATGGCCACCGCGATGAGCCAAATTCCGGAGACGCCTCTGATGATGCGGTCGATTCCGCCAACGTTGGTTTCGAACCCCATGCTCTGACGTTGTGTTTATCTGACGTATGTATTTGGGGGGTGTAGGGGCGACTCTTCATCCAAGCCGCTCGTGCAAAATCAACCTTCGACTCATCTCGGTAGTTTTCGGATTCGGCCGATTTGTCCTCATCCGAGCCGTTCGTCCAAGATGAGTCGAGTCTTCGTACTCACAACCTCTTCCAACTCACGCGCGCGAGTGATGAGTTGATTCACGCCCTGCGTGTCCGCGGCGTCCACGATGAGGACGATGTCGTCCTCGCCGCTGACCTGCCAGACGAAATCCACCTGTTCCCACTCCGCGAGCCGATCGGACATCTGCGTGGTATCGACGGCCACGTCCACGCCGATTTCTATCATTGCTTTGACGTTACCGGTGTGGGTCGTGACGGTGAATCGCTCGATAACGTCGTTTTCGGTCATCCGCTCGACTCGATTTCGAACCGTTCCTTCCGACGTTCCAACCGCCTCTGCTATCTCCGTGTACGGTGTACGGGCGTCTCGCCGGAGGAGATTCAGTATCTGTCGGTCGAGTGCGTCCATAGAGATTTGCACCTAGCCGGGCCTGCTACTTGATGATTACGAATATCGTAACAATGCTTCGAAAGCAAGGTTTATTATCCCTTGTTCCATATGAATCTCGTAATGCCGGGTGCTTACGTCGCGCTGGAAAACGGCCATGTGGTAGAAGCCCGTGGTCGCGTTCCGGGTACGGCTTGCGGAGAACTGGTTTTCACAACTGCATACACGGGATACGAAGAGAGCCTCACAGACCCATCCTACGAAGAACAGGTCTTGACGTTCTCGTATCCGCTCATCGGAAACTACGGCGTCCGAGAGGAACGCTTCGAAAGTGACCGAGTCCACCCGCGCGCCGTCGTCGCGCGCGAACTAACCGACGATGTCGCGGAGTGGCTCGAAGCCGAGGGCATTCCCGCGGTTGACCACCTCGACACGCGCGACCTCGTCGGCGGAATCCGAGAGGAGGGCGCGATGAAATGCGGTATCGCGGTCGGCGAGAACGCCACGCCGGAGGACGCGCTCGCGGAACTCGACGGCTGTCCGGGCATGAGCGACCACGAAGACATCGGCACGCAGGTCAGCGTCCACGAGCGAGAAATCCATCTCGGCGAGGACGCTGGCGGCGACAAAACCGTCGCGCTCGTGGACTGTGGTGCGAAAGGAAGCATTATCGACGCGCTGGTCGAACGCGGCGCGGACGTTCACGTCCTGCCCCACGACGCGACCGAAGACGATGTCGAGGACGTTGACCCAGACGTGCTCTTCGTCTCGAACGGTCCGGGCGACCCCGCGAACTTCGAAGCGGCCCAGGAATTGGTCGAAACCTACGTCGGCGAACTCCCGCTCGCGGGCATCTGTCTCGGCCAGCAAATCATCGCCCGCGCGCTCGGCGGAACCACCGAAAAGATGGACTTCGGCCACCGCGGCGTCAACCAACCGGTTCTCGACTTGGAATCGAATCAGGTCGTGATGACGACGCAAAACCACGGCTACACCGTCGCCGACCCCGGCGAACTCGACGTGACGCAAATCAACGTCAACGACGACACGCCGGAAGGACTGGAGAGCGACGATCTGTCCGTCATCACGCGCCAGTACCACCCTGAAGCGAACCCCGGCCCGAACGACACCCTCGGCTTCTTCGACGACGTACTTTCGATGGCACCCCGAAAGCGACTCGTCCTCGCCGACTAATTTCCAATTAGTCGGCGAGGAACCGGCTATCGACGCTTAGATAGCGACCACAACCTGACGTTTTGTTCTGTATTACATTCGTGCCTAAAAGAATTTTTTACCCGGTCTAGAAAAATTCTTTACTTCGGATCGTAATATGAAGGCATGGAAAAATCCAGAAGAAAATTCATAAAACTCGCGTCCGGCGCAATCGGTGCCGGAGCAATCGTCGGTTCCGCGTCCACTGCATCCGCATACGAAAGCGTCACGGATGTGTGGCGGCCTGCCCACGAAAGCAACTATTCCAGCGCGAACCGAACCGCCTCGGACGTTCGCTGGGTCGTCATTCACACCATCGAAGGGAGTTACGAGGCGGGCTACAGTTGGTTCGAGAATCCCGATTCGAACGTCAGTTCCCACTTCGTCATCGGCGACGAACCCGGTCAAATCATGCAGATGGTCGAAGTCTCGGACGTTGCGTGGACGAACGGCGGCGACGGAACGTACAACGACACGGGAATCAACTTCGAACTCGAAGGTTCGGCGAACGTCACGAACTTCAACGACAACATCTACGAGCAGACCGCCGAAGCAGTCGCACACGTCTGTGACAAATATGGCATCCCGAAACGACACCCGACCTCCGACCTCGCGCCGTGCAACACCTACGACGGCGAGGGCGGCGTCATCGGTCATCACCAGATTCCGAACCCGAGTTGTACGGGAACCACCGACGGCAAAGTAGACCCCGGCGACACGTTCGACTGGAAGTACTTCATGGACTTGGTCGGCGGTGAAGTCATCGGTGACCCCGGCGATGGCGACGATGGCGGAAACGGCGGCACGTCAGGCTGGCCGATTTACTCCAACGGCGATACGGCGCGCGACATCTACACCGTCCAGTATCTGCTCGAAGCGAACGGCTATCCGATGCAGTACCACGACGGCATCTACGGGTCGGAAGTCCAGACGAACGTAGAACAGTTCCAGTCCGACCGCGGCCTCGCCGTGGACGGCGTCGTCGGCCCGAACACGTGGGGCGAACTCGTCGTTACGGTCAGCAACGGCGACGAAAGTCAGGCCGTCCGCGCCGTGCAGGACAACCTCGCCAACAAGCACGGCTACAGCATCGCGGTCGATGGCATCTTCGGTCCGGGAACCCAAGGCGCGGTCGAATCCTTCCAGAGCACGAGCGGGATTTCGGTTGACGGTGTCGTCGGGCCAGTGACGTGGGAGTACATCGTCGGCTAACATAGCCGGACGACCCGCTTATTCTTCGATTTCTATCGCTTCCTCGCCCGGCACTTGCCAGTCTAGTTCGACGAGTCCGCGGGCAGTTCCGCGCAATCCGTCCCGACTGACGACTTCGAAGGTTCGGTTTTCGGTTTCGGACGTAAACGGCGCGGCGACCATCAACCGGGCAACGTCGGCCCGCGGAATTCGTCCGAAGACGGTTTCGCCGCCCTCGCCGACCAGCACGTCCTCGGTCGCCGGGGCGTTCGTCAGCAGTCCAGGTCGGACGATGGTGGAGGAAAGCGGCGACGTGCGGAGTACGGCCTCTGCGTGATTTTTCTGGTTCAAATTGTTCCAGAGCAGCGCCCGAAACGGCGCTGGCATCTTTTCGCGGGAGTCGCCGACGCCGATTGCACTCTCAAACACGAAGTGGTCTACGTCGGCCGCAACTGCCGCGTGGACGAGGTTTTCGACGCCCGCTCCGTCGACCAGTTCCCCACCCAAGACAACGCGGGGGCCGGGTTTCGAACCGACCGCGCAGAGCACCACGTCGCAGTCGGCGACGGCCCGCGAGGCGTCCGCCGGGTCGAGGAGGTCGCCGACGATGACTTCGTCCGCGCCCTGATTCGACAGTTCGTGTTCTTTGTCGGGTGAGTGCGTCATCGCCCTGACGGTCAAATCGGTGTCTCGAAGCCGTTGTAGTATCTCGCGTCCCGTTCCGCCGCTGGCACCTGCGACGAGAACGCGCTGAATCTCGGAACTCATGTCCCCTGTCTTTCGCGTGGAACGAACAAAGTACTCGTGGCCGTCGCAATCCAACACCGGAAACGAACAGCGCTACTGTGTGGTCTGTCAGTACGACAATGTCCAAAATAGCCGATTTGCAGGAATGATGTGGCTTTTCGTTTGTCAGACTGCTCGTTAGACCAGTCGTAATCCGATTTAGACGGAGAATGAACATACCTGAACCAGCAATGGTTGCCCATCCAAATTGCAACTTTACTAAAATCTCAATTAAGTATTTATTCCTGCACAAATACCTTGGGCACGGGCCAATGAAAAAAAGTCCACGAGCGAAACGAAACAGCAAGCGAACCGATAGACGAACTCTCCTCAAATCCGGCGCAGTCGGGTTGACCAGCCTCGTCGCGGGGACAGGCTTTGCCAGCGCAGACGACGCGACTTCGAGCACGAGCACACCGCGAGGAAGCACCATCTATACGGCGAAAGGAGGGCGCGGCGATTTCCGAGGAACACCGACGAAAGATTAGAGCGCGCGCTGTCGGCGACTTCGAGCGGAAAAACAGCCACTCCCCCGAGGCAGTTCCGGGGAGCGAACATCGCTCGAAATCCGGCAAAGTGGTTGCGTATGCGTACGCCATCGACGCCAACGGAACTGCCCGGTCGTACACCGGGATTGCGGGCGAAGATGCGACCAAACCGGAAACGGAGTCCGGGCGGGCCGAAGCCCTGATTCACGACCGCTTTGGTGGCCGGGTTGCGGAACTGTCCCACGCGGTTGCCGCCTCCGAACGGCAAGTCACCACGATGGCTGGGGGGACGGTGTCCGGCACGGAGAACATGGAGCAGGTGTACTCCGACAAACTCGAATACGCGGAAGACCCCTACGGTGTGGTCGGGTCTACGTTTTACTGGTTCCGCGACAACCCCGACAGCACGGAGGGCGACGTTCACTCGTTCCACTCCCCCGCAGGGTTCGAACCGGGCCATCAGGCGTTCGGAAGCGGCTACACGAACAACTGGGGTCGCGTATTCAACCGATGGAACAGGAGTCAGATGGGCAACACCGACGTGGATTACGGCCAGTGGAATCCCTACGGAACGCAGGGCGGGTCGTCAACGACCGCGTACTCGCTTAGCGTGAGCGCCGGATGGATGACCGCGCAGGTCACGGCGGGCATTACGTGGTCGTACTCGCAACCGAACGTCGAAGTCGTGGACGAATTCTCGGCGTACAACGAGTACAACCAGTGGCAGTTGAAGGTCAACACCGGGGACGACACCCGCGAGAACTTCGTCGGCTTCCAACCGTCGAGCGCGGCGTCGATGGACTACTGGGACTCCTCGATGGGTCGCCGAAACATCTGTGAAAACGAGGTGAAAGGACAGTTCGCGGACGGCGGTTCCGCCCGAAACCTGTGGTCGAAGGGGATGTTCTGGTTAGAGTAATCCCACGCTCGCCACCATCAGACCGCTTAGCGTCCCCACTGACGCGCAACCTTCGGCCTGTCGCCGACGGACTGCACGCACAGCGATTCGTCGCGCGCGCCGAGGGCCTCGACTGCGGCCTTCGCGCCCGCGACGGTCGTGAAGTACGGAATGTCCTCCTCCACGGCCATCTCCAGTGCTTCGCGGTCGTCGGTCACGAGCAGGTCGATTTTTCCGGCGCGAACCGCGTCGGCCGTGCTCTCGAACTCGCCGAGTTCGTAGTAGTCGCCGAAGCCGTCAACGTCGAGTTCCACAACGGCAGTTCCTTCCTCTGGAAGCGAATTGTACGCCGCCGACTGCGCTTTTTCGTAGGCTTTCGCGAACGAGTCGGCGGTTCCCATCACTTCGCCCGTGGATTTCATCTCCGGGCCGAGGCGCGGGTCGGAACCGGACAAACGGTCGAACGGAAGAACGACCTCTTTCACGCTCGTCTGTTCCGGAATCTGTTCCGTCGCATCGAGTTCGGCTAACGTTTCCCCACCCATCACCTTCGCGGCGAGTTTGGCGATTGGGACGCCCGTCGCCTTCGAAACGAACGGAACGGTACGCGAGGAACGCGGATTGGCTTCGAGGACATAGACTTCGCCATTCTGCACTGCCAGTTGGACGTTCATCAGACCGACCGTGTCGAGCGCGCGGGCGATGTCTTCGGTCACTTTGCGCACGCGGGCCAGCGTCTCGTCGTCCAGCGAGCGCGGTGGAATCATGCAGGCCGAGTCGCCCGAGTGAACTCCGGCGCTTTCTACGTGTTCCATGATGCCGCCGATGACGATGTCCTCGCCGTCGCTCACGGCGTCCACGTCCAACTCGACAGCGTTTGCGAGGAACTCGTCCACGAGAATCGGCTTGTCCGGCGAGACCCGAACCGCCTCTTCGATGTACTCTTTCAGTTCTTCGTCGTCGTACACCACGTCCATCGCACGGCCACCGAGGACGTAGGACGGGCGGACGAGAACCGGGTAGCCGATTTCGTGCGCGAGTTCGAGGGCCTCTTCCTCGCTGGTCGCGCTTCCGCCGGTCGGTTGTGCAATACCTAAATCGTTCATCAGGCGGTTGAAGCGGTCGCGGTCTTCCGCTAAGTCCATCGCGTCAACCGTGGTTCCGAGAACCGTACAATCGAGTCCTCTACGTTCGATTTCCGTTTCGAGCGGGTGGCCGATGTCCACTGAAGTCTGGCCGCCGAACTGCACCATCACGCCGTCGGCGTTCGTTGCCTCGATAACGTCGGCGACCTCTTCAGCAGTAATCGGTTCGAAAAAGAGGCCGTCGGAGGTGTCGTAGTCAGTCGAGACGGTTTCGGGATTGTTGTTCACGACGTGTGCTTCGATGCCCATCTCGCGCAGGGCGCGCACCGCGTGAACCGAGCAGTAGTCGAACTCCACACCTTGGCCGATACGAATCGGGCCGCCGCCGACCACGACGACGCTCTCCACGTCGGTGTTCACTTGGAGTTCGTCGCGCCCGGAGAAGTTCGTCTCAATCGCGGAGCGCGCGGAGTAGTAGTACGGCGTCGATGCCGCGAACTCGCCCGCGCAGGTATCGACCTGTTTGAACGAGCGTTCCGGGGCCGATGTTTCGACGCTTTCGACATTCGCGCCAGCCATGCCTGCGACCTCGTGATTCGTGAATCCTTTCTCGGCGGCGGAGTCGAAGTTTCCTTCCTCGGCGGCCTCCGCGGCGTCGGCGATGCGTTCGTAGCGTTCGACGTACCAACTCTCGATTCCGGTGAGTTCGGCGACCTGTTCGGCGGTGTAGCCGCGCTCGAACGCCTCGAACATCGCGTAGGGGCGGTCGGGCGTCGGCGCTTCGAGGTAGTCGGTTTCGAGTTCCGAATCGGTGACTTCGCTCCATTCCACATCCGGTTCGTACTCCGAACTGCGCAGAGCTTTCAGCAGGCTTTCCTCGAACGTTCTGCCGATTGCCATCGCCTCGCCAGTGGATTTCATCGCGGTGCCGAGTTCGAAATCCACGTCGCCGAACTTGTCCTTGGGCCAGCGCGGTACTTTCGTCACGACGTAGTCGATTGCGGGTTCGAACGCCGCAGTCGTCTCGCCCGTAATCTCGTTTTCGATTTCGTGGAGGCGTTTGCCGAGCGCGACTTTCGCAGTGACGCGGGCAATCGGGTATCCCGTCGCCTTCGACGCCAATGCCGAGGAGCGCGACACGCGCGGGTTCACTTCCACGACGCGGTATTCGCCGCCGGGGGTGCCGTCGTCGCGCCACGCGAACTGGATGTTACAGCCGCCCTGAATACCCAAGTCGCGGATGACTTCGAGGGCCGCGTCACGCATCTCCTGAT
The window above is part of the Haladaptatus cibarius D43 genome. Proteins encoded here:
- a CDS encoding PHP-associated domain-containing protein gives rise to the protein MFTIDLHAHTRFFHGHERAAELFDPIGVRLLTLGARYRGLDGVALTNHDYYRQFGGLAVETIPGIEISTTKGHILVIGPDPPTRTEPGTLIPHEVVEMAHERGCAAIVAHPYRNSTVREVDADFDAIEVNGKHPRTEEWVTTLAERNGLPLVGGSDAHYPVEVGRAYTRVDADVLTPGSVVEAIRDGRVEPAVRRDTFDKGVRRLYRKIHEGKENLHRPKEESPGVGDPPQAEKADD
- a CDS encoding YgaP-like transmembrane domain, which codes for MGFETNVGGIDRIIRGVSGIWLIAVAISALLDDRCTTAAVAGIAGAGLLRNAQAQHCGGNALLGIDTTTSESCSLE
- a CDS encoding Lrp/AsnC family transcriptional regulator → MDALDRQILNLLRRDARTPYTEIAEAVGTSEGTVRNRVERMTENDVIERFTVTTHTGNVKAMIEIGVDVAVDTTQMSDRLAEWEQVDFVWQVSGEDDIVLIVDAADTQGVNQLITRARELEEVVSTKTRLILDERLG
- the carA gene encoding glutamine-hydrolyzing carbamoyl-phosphate synthase small subunit gives rise to the protein MPGAYVALENGHVVEARGRVPGTACGELVFTTAYTGYEESLTDPSYEEQVLTFSYPLIGNYGVREERFESDRVHPRAVVARELTDDVAEWLEAEGIPAVDHLDTRDLVGGIREEGAMKCGIAVGENATPEDALAELDGCPGMSDHEDIGTQVSVHEREIHLGEDAGGDKTVALVDCGAKGSIIDALVERGADVHVLPHDATEDDVEDVDPDVLFVSNGPGDPANFEAAQELVETYVGELPLAGICLGQQIIARALGGTTEKMDFGHRGVNQPVLDLESNQVVMTTQNHGYTVADPGELDVTQINVNDDTPEGLESDDLSVITRQYHPEANPGPNDTLGFFDDVLSMAPRKRLVLAD
- a CDS encoding peptidoglycan recognition protein family protein, with translation MEKSRRKFIKLASGAIGAGAIVGSASTASAYESVTDVWRPAHESNYSSANRTASDVRWVVIHTIEGSYEAGYSWFENPDSNVSSHFVIGDEPGQIMQMVEVSDVAWTNGGDGTYNDTGINFELEGSANVTNFNDNIYEQTAEAVAHVCDKYGIPKRHPTSDLAPCNTYDGEGGVIGHHQIPNPSCTGTTDGKVDPGDTFDWKYFMDLVGGEVIGDPGDGDDGGNGGTSGWPIYSNGDTARDIYTVQYLLEANGYPMQYHDGIYGSEVQTNVEQFQSDRGLAVDGVVGPNTWGELVVTVSNGDESQAVRAVQDNLANKHGYSIAVDGIFGPGTQGAVESFQSTSGISVDGVVGPVTWEYIVG
- a CDS encoding SDR family oxidoreductase gives rise to the protein MSSEIQRVLVAGASGGTGREILQRLRDTDLTVRAMTHSPDKEHELSNQGADEVIVGDLLDPADASRAVADCDVVLCAVGSKPGPRVVLGGELVDGAGVENLVHAAVAADVDHFVFESAIGVGDSREKMPAPFRALLWNNLNQKNHAEAVLRTSPLSSTIVRPGLLTNAPATEDVLVGEGGETVFGRIPRADVARLMVAAPFTSETENRTFEVVSRDGLRGTARGLVELDWQVPGEEAIEIEE
- the carB gene encoding carbamoyl-phosphate synthase large subunit, with protein sequence MSEDTEDRTILLIGSGPIQIGQAAEFDYSGAQACRALQEEGARVVLVNSNPATIMTDPEMADEVYIEPITTDAIAEIIRKERPDGVIAGLGGQTGLNVSAELSEEGVLDEYDVEIMGTPLDTIYATEDRDLFRQRMQELDQPMPYSTTISLDDGESTSDLDEEALGERVEDAVESVGGLPVISRTTYTLGGSGSGVVHEMDELKERVRKGLRLSRNSEVLITESIAGWVELEYEVMRDADDSCIIICNMENLDPMGIHTGESTVVTPSQVIPDDGHQEMRDAALEVIRDLGIQGGCNIQFAWRDDGTPGGEYRVVEVNPRVSRSSALASKATGYPIARVTAKVALGKRLHEIENEITGETTAAFEPAIDYVVTKVPRWPKDKFGDVDFELGTAMKSTGEAMAIGRTFEESLLKALRSSEYEPDVEWSEVTDSELETDYLEAPTPDRPYAMFEAFERGYTAEQVAELTGIESWYVERYERIADAAEAAEEGNFDSAAEKGFTNHEVAGMAGANVESVETSAPERSFKQVDTCAGEFAASTPYYYSARSAIETNFSGRDELQVNTDVESVVVVGGGPIRIGQGVEFDYCSVHAVRALREMGIEAHVVNNNPETVSTDYDTSDGLFFEPITAEEVADVIEATNADGVMVQFGGQTSVDIGHPLETEIERRGLDCTVLGTTVDAMDLAEDRDRFNRLMNDLGIAQPTGGSATSEEEALELAHEIGYPVLVRPSYVLGGRAMDVVYDDEELKEYIEEAVRVSPDKPILVDEFLANAVELDVDAVSDGEDIVIGGIMEHVESAGVHSGDSACMIPPRSLDDETLARVRKVTEDIARALDTVGLMNVQLAVQNGEVYVLEANPRSSRTVPFVSKATGVPIAKLAAKVMGGETLAELDATEQIPEQTSVKEVVLPFDRLSGSDPRLGPEMKSTGEVMGTADSFAKAYEKAQSAAYNSLPEEGTAVVELDVDGFGDYYELGEFESTADAVRAGKIDLLVTDDREALEMAVEEDIPYFTTVAGAKAAVEALGARDESLCVQSVGDRPKVARQWGR